The Herbaspirillum sp. DW155 genomic interval CAGCTCCTCCACCTTGCGCGGCGTGCCGTGGCGCGCAAGGTAATCCGGCGTGGCGCAGATGACCGAGTGGCAGACCCCCAGCGGACGCGCAATCAGGTTGGGTTCCAGCCGGTTGGTCATGCGGATGGCCAGGTCGATGCGTTCTTCCACCAGGTTCACGGTGCGATCCAGCGCCAGCAGGTCCACCGCCACGCCCGGATAGCGGCGACCGTAATCCACCACGGCCTGGATCAGCTGGGTCTGCGCAAAGGAGGTGCTGGCGGTGATGCGCAAGAGCCCGCGCGGTGTTTCGTCGGGGCCATCGAGGGCGTGGCGCATGTCCTCGGAATACTCCAGCATCTGGCGGCAACGCGGCAGCAGTTCGTTACCGGCTGCGGTCAGCGAGATGCGCCGCGTAGTCCGGTGCAGCAGCCGCGCGCCCACCCAGTCTTCCAGCTCGGCCACGTAGCGCGAGACCACCGGGCGCGACAAGTCCAGCTGTTCGGCCGCCGCCGACAGGCTGCCGCTGTCCACCACCGTCACGAAGACCTGCATGGCCATCAGGCGATCCATTGCGCTTCCTTTTTCATTTGAACGATTTCAGAAACAAACTGTGATCGATTATGCTGTTTTTCGAAATCAAAAGCGATCCTATGATGACCACTCCTGACACCCATACACCTCTTTTCGGAGTCGCCATGTTTTCCACCCGTCGCCTGCTGCGTCCCCTGCTGGCCATCGCGGCCACCGGCCTGCTGGCCTTCTCGGGCGCTGCCGTCCAGGCCGCCGCCCCGCTCAAGCTCGATATTTACAATCCCGGCAAGGAAGCCCTCTTCCCGGTCAGCTCGGTGCTGGTCACGGGTGAGCGCGAAGCGATCCTGGTCGATGCGCAATTCGGCCAGCGCGAAGCGCAGCAGCTCGTGGAAAAGATCCGCGCCAGCGGCAAGAAGCTGACCACCATCTACATCAGCCACGGCGACCCGGATTACTACTTCGGCCTGGAAGCCCTGCACGCCGCCTATCCGGAAGCAAAGATCGTGGCCTCCGCGCCGACCGTGCAACACATCAAGGAAACGGCTGCCGGCAAGCTGGCTTACTGGGGTCCGAAGCTGGGTGACAATGCCCCCCGCGCGACCATCACGCCGGAAGTGCTCAAGGGCAAGACGCTGACGCTGGAAGGCCGCAGGCTGGAGATCGTCGGCCTGGACGGTCCGCAACCGGATCGCAGCTTCGTCTGGATTTCTTCGCTCAAGGCCGTGGTCGGCGGCGTGGTCGTGGCCGGCAACATCCACGTATGGATGGCCGATACGCAAAGCATGAAGTCGCGCCTGGACTGGCTCGGTACGCTGGGCCGCATCGAAAAACTGAAGCCGGCCATCGTCGTACCCGGCCACTATGCCGCCGGTGCGCCGCTGGACATCGCCTCGGTGCGTTTCACCCGCGACTACCTGAAGGCCTTCGACCAGGAAGCCGCCAAGGCCGCCGATGGCAATGCCCTGATCGCCGCCATGAAGCAGCGCTATCCTGACCTGGGCGACACCGGCTCGCTGGAGCTGTCGGCCAAGGTCATCAAGGGTGAAATGAAGTGGCCCTGACGCGGCCTGAGTTGATCCTGACTTTAACCTGACTTGACCCCGGCTCGATTTGCTCCCAATCTGCTCGCAGCCCCTCCACCTCAGAAAGGAAACATCATGAAAATCGCACTCATCGGCGCCTCCGGCAACGTCGGCACCCGCATCGTGGACGAAGCCCTGCGCCGCGGCCACAACCTCATCGCCATCGCCCGCGACGCCGGCAAGATCGCCCAGCGCACCGGCGTGACCGCCGTCTCGGCCGACGTCAAGGACGCCAGCGCCCTGGCCGTGGCCATCAAGGGGGCCGACGTGGTGATCTCCAGCGGCCGCTTCACCGCCTTCGGCGCCACCGACCTGCTGCCGGCCGTGAAGGCCGCTGGCGTCAAGCGCCTGGCTGTCGTGGGTGGCGCTGGCAGCCTGGAAATCGCACCGGGCAAGGCGCTCATCGATACGCCGGAATTCCCTGCCGAATACATGCCCGAGGCTTCCGGCGGCCGTGATTTCCTCAATGCCCTGCGTGAGGAAACCGAGCTGCAATGGACCTACCTGTCGCCTTCGGCCATGTTCGTCCCCGGTGAGCGCACCGGCCAGTTCCGCCTGGGCAAGGACGAACTGCTGGTCGATGCCGATGGCAAGAGCTGGATCTCCTACGAGGATTACGCCGTCGCCCTGCTGGACGAACTGGAACAACCCAGGCACGTACGCGCACGCTTCACCGTGGGCTACTGAGCCCATTCGCATCACGGGCCTGATGGTGCAGAAAACCTCAGGCCCGGTGCAACATCATTCAAGTTCAAGGACATCGCATCATGAGCGCTTCGGCCACCCCGCACGAGACCGTGCTTCACTACATCCACGATCCGCTGTGCGGCTGGTGCTACGGCGCCGCGCCGCTGGTGGCGGCGGCGCGCGCGGTGCTGCCGGTGCAGGCGCACGGCGGCGGCATGATGGCCGGACGCAACCGCCGCCGCGTCGACGCGCAGTTGCGCGAGTACGTGATGCCGCATGACCAGCGCATCGCGCAGATGACCGGACAGGCTTTTGGCGAACGCTACTTCAACGGCTTGCTGCGGGATAACGAAGCCGTCTTCGACTCGGCCCCGCCGATTGCTGCCGTGCTGGCGGTGCAGGCGATCAAGGGCGAAGCGGCCGGTCTGGACATGCTGGCCGCGATCCAGAGTGCGCATTACCATCATGGGCGACGCATTTCGGAACTGGCGACGCTGACCGAACTGGCGCAGGCACTGGGCATCGAACCCGCCGCCTTCGCCAGCGAGATGCAGCGTGTGGAATCGGAAGAACTGGCCGACCATATCGAGGCCAGCCGTGAATTGCTCAACTACGTCGGAGGACGGGGCTTCCCGACCTTCGTGCTGCAACGGGGCGACACGCTGGAGGTGCTCGATACCGGGCGCTGGCTGGGGCAGCCGGAAGAGTGGGCGCGCTATCTGCGTGATGAGACAGCGGCCGCGCCGGTGGACGCATCGGAGAGCGCGCCGGTCCGCTGCGATCTGCAGACCGGCCGTTGCGACTGAGCCTGGGGCCGGTTCAGACCGGCAGGCCCAATGCGCGCAATTGCGCCCGGGTCGCTGCGGCATCGACGTGATGGATGCCCTGCCAGCCCAGCGCGCGGCAACCGTCGATGTTCTTTTGCAGGTCATCGATGAAGACCAGTTCTTCCGGCTTCAGACCCGGCAGATGCCGTGAATAGCGCTCCAGCGCGATCTCGAAGATGCGCGGCTCGGGCTTGATGCAACGCTCGTGGCCCGAGACCACGATATCGAGAAACAGCTGCAGGAAATCGTGATAGTCCCGCGCATGCGGATAGGTCTCGGCAGACCAGTTGGTGAGACCGAACACCGGCACCTGCTGCGCATGCAATTCGCGCAGCAAGGCCACGCCCTCGGGCAATGGACCAGGCAGCATCTCGATCCAGCGGTCATAGAAGGCGCGGATCAGCGCCTCGTGCCGGGGATGCTGCCGGATCAGCTGCGCGGTGCCTTCGGCCAGGGTGCGGCCGCCGTCTTGCTGCACATTCCATTCGGGCGAACAGATGTGTGTGAGGAAATGGTCGCGCTCCTGCTCGTCAGCGATCAGCTTGCGATACAGATGCTGCGGGTTCCAGTCCAGAAGTACGCCGCCGAAATCGAAGACGACGGCGCGGATGGGGCTTGGTGCAGAAAACGTCATGGTTGGGCTCACTCTTTCAGGTTCCGACGGGATCAAGGGTCGTCAGTGTGCCATGACTTCCCGGCGCCACAGAGTGTGGCACGCCAGCCGTGGCCAAGTACATTTCCCCTTCGGGGACTGTTTGCATCCTCAGCTACCAGATCCTACAACCCCCGCAAAAAATCAAACAACTCCGGCACATCCGCATACCCCACATTGAAGCGGAAGCTGGTCTTGTGCGGTGACGAGAGATGGAAGAAATCCCCCGGCGCCAGCCAGATGCCCTTCTGCCGTGCCCGGTCCGCGATCTCGCGCGCCGACAGTTCGCAGCCCTCGATGGTGGCCCAGCTGAACATGCCGCCGCGCGCCGCCGTAAAGGGCGTCAGGCCGACTTCGGTGAGCTTGGCATTCAGGGTGGACTGGGCATTGAGCAGCGTGGCATTGAGCGTCTGCACGTGGCGGCGGTGATGGCCTTCGGTCAGGACGTTGTGGACCAGCCGTTCATTGATCTCCGAATTGGTGAGCGTCAGCACCATCTTGGTATGCACGATCTGCCGCGCCAGTTCGCGCTGGCAGGCGATGTAGCCCACCCGCAGCGAGGGCGCGATGGTCTTGGAATAGCTGCCCACGTAGATCACCCGCTGCAAGCCATCCAGCGCGGCCAGCATGGGATCGGTGGCCTGGCCGAGTTCGCGGAAGATGTCGTCTTCCACCACCCAGAAACCATAGCGTTCAGCGGCCTGCAGCACGCGCATCGCGCAGGCCGGGGTATAGGAGGTGCCGGTCGGATTCTGCAACACGCTGGTGGTGAAGAACATCTTGGGATGATGCGTGCGCGCCAGCGTATCGAGCATGTCGGTATCGACCCCGCCCGGCGTGCGCGCCACGCCGATCACGTTCAGGCCGGCCAGGCGCAGCATGGCGATGAGATTGCAGTAACCGGGATCGTCGATCAACACCGTGTCGCCCGGCTTGGTCATGGTACGGATCACCAGATCCAGCGCCTGCGTGGCGCCGTGGGTGGTCAGCACCTGTTCGATGCCCAGCTCCAGCGCCCAATGCCCGAGGAATTGCGTGATGAGCTGGCGCAACGGCGCATAGCCGTATGGATGACCATAGCCGACCTGCTGCGCGCCGGGGGAACGGATGATGCGGCGCTCGGCCTGGTGCAGGCCCTCGTCGTTGAGCCACTTGCCGGGCAGCCAGCCGCAGCCGGCCTTGATGGGCACGCGCTCATCGGCAAACATTTCCGAGAGCAGCCAGGCCGAATCGATGACCGGCTCGGGCGGCACGAAGACCGCACGCGCGCCCGCCTGCCCGGCCCGCGCCGCCACGAAGAAGCCGGCGCCGCGCCGGGCCTGCAGCATGCCGCGGGCGACCAGCTGCTCGTAGGCTTCCACCACGGTGGAAGAGCCGATGTCGTGATGCTGGGCGAACTGGCGCACCGAAGGCAGACGCTCGCCGGAGCGCAATTCCCCCGTCTCGATCAGGCCGGCCAGGCCGGCCGTCACCTGCTCCAGCAGGCGACGGCCGGTCTTGCGTCTCAGGTCCAGTTGCAGCGGCGCGCGCGCAGGCTTGGCCATGTCATCCTTTCGGGCAAAGTGTCGGGCCGGCGGAGCACTGCATTGCTGCCGCGAGCCAAAGTGTAGGGGTAAATTCCAAACTGTATTGGTCACTGTATTGGTACCGCCAGACATCCGGATCATGGCGGATTCCCGATGGATAGAGGGTGTCACGAGATCCCCGGCGGTCGGCGGAAGCACCCGCTTCACGGCGGAAGTAGCAATACAGTTTGCCTTCCTGACCAATACAGTTTCCAGCGAAAATCAAAAGTGTAGCTAACAATACGGCCACTGTCTGGCAATAATCAAGCACCCTCGACTGATTCTCCAATTTCTCCATTTTTTTCACGGTGCCTGCCATGTCCAGCCAAGACCAAACGCATCCGTCCAGCCTGTCGGCCTACTGGATGCCCTTCACTGCCAACCGCAATTTCAAGGCCGCGCCGCGCATGCTGGTGTCTGCCGAAGGCATGCATTATCGCGACGACGCCGGCAATGCCATCCTCGACGGCACCGCAGGTCTCTGGTGCGTGCCGCTGGGCCACGCCCATCCCAAGATCGTGTCGGCCGTGCAAAAGTCGGTGGCCACGCTGGATTACGCGCCCTCCTTCCAGCTGGGCCATCCCAGCGCCTTCGAACTGGCCGAGCGCCTGAAGGCCTATACCGGCGACCGCTTCGCGCACGTGTTCTATACCGGCTCCGGCTCGGAATCGGTGGATACCGCCCTCAAGATCGCCCTGGCCTATCACCGTGCCAAAGGCAATGCCACCCGCACCCGCCTGATCGGCCGCGAGCGCGGCTATCACGGCGTGGGCTTCGGCGGCATGTCGGTAGGCGGCATCGGCGGCAACCGCAAGACCTTCAGCACGGCGCTGCTGCCGGGCGTGGACCACCTGCCGCACACCCACAACCTGGAAAAGAACGCCTTCACCAAGGGCCAGCCGGAATACGGCGCGCACCTGGCCGATGAGCTGGAACGCCTGGTCACCCTGCACGACGCCTCCAACATCGCCGCCGTGATCGTGGAACCGGTGGCCGGCTCCACGGGCGTGCTGATCCCGCCCAAGGGCTACCTGAAGCGCCTGCGCGAGATCTGCACCAGGCACGGCATCCTGTTGATCTTCGATGAAGTCATCACCGGCTTCGGCCGCCTGGGGACGCCCTTTGCGTCCGACTACTTCGATGTGGAACCGGACATCTTCACCACCGCCAAGGGCCTCACCAATGGCGTGGTGCCGATGGGCGCGGTGTTCGTGAAGAAGGAAATCCACGACGCCTTCATGAACGGCCCGGACGGTATAGAGCTGTTCCACGGCT includes:
- a CDS encoding NAD(P)-dependent oxidoreductase; the encoded protein is MKIALIGASGNVGTRIVDEALRRGHNLIAIARDAGKIAQRTGVTAVSADVKDASALAVAIKGADVVISSGRFTAFGATDLLPAVKAAGVKRLAVVGGAGSLEIAPGKALIDTPEFPAEYMPEASGGRDFLNALREETELQWTYLSPSAMFVPGERTGQFRLGKDELLVDADGKSWISYEDYAVALLDELEQPRHVRARFTVGY
- a CDS encoding LysR family transcriptional regulator; the protein is MDRLMAMQVFVTVVDSGSLSAAAEQLDLSRPVVSRYVAELEDWVGARLLHRTTRRISLTAAGNELLPRCRQMLEYSEDMRHALDGPDETPRGLLRITASTSFAQTQLIQAVVDYGRRYPGVAVDLLALDRTVNLVEERIDLAIRMTNRLEPNLIARPLGVCHSVICATPDYLARHGTPRKVEELALHNCLTHSYVGRSLWQFDPKKKKTRGGKGAASAKTQTKTQTQSVAVGGTISANEVTVLLQAVLAGVGIGHMPAYMVAPLVASGHLVQLLPDYEPLQLGMYGVYASRKHMPATLRTMLDFLAQRFADLPF
- a CDS encoding DsbA family protein, yielding MSASATPHETVLHYIHDPLCGWCYGAAPLVAAARAVLPVQAHGGGMMAGRNRRRVDAQLREYVMPHDQRIAQMTGQAFGERYFNGLLRDNEAVFDSAPPIAAVLAVQAIKGEAAGLDMLAAIQSAHYHHGRRISELATLTELAQALGIEPAAFASEMQRVESEELADHIEASRELLNYVGGRGFPTFVLQRGDTLEVLDTGRWLGQPEEWARYLRDETAAAPVDASESAPVRCDLQTGRCD
- a CDS encoding HAD family phosphatase; this translates as MTFSAPSPIRAVVFDFGGVLLDWNPQHLYRKLIADEQERDHFLTHICSPEWNVQQDGGRTLAEGTAQLIRQHPRHEALIRAFYDRWIEMLPGPLPEGVALLRELHAQQVPVFGLTNWSAETYPHARDYHDFLQLFLDIVVSGHERCIKPEPRIFEIALERYSRHLPGLKPEELVFIDDLQKNIDGCRALGWQGIHHVDAAATRAQLRALGLPV
- a CDS encoding MBL fold metallo-hydrolase, which gives rise to MFSTRRLLRPLLAIAATGLLAFSGAAVQAAAPLKLDIYNPGKEALFPVSSVLVTGEREAILVDAQFGQREAQQLVEKIRASGKKLTTIYISHGDPDYYFGLEALHAAYPEAKIVASAPTVQHIKETAAGKLAYWGPKLGDNAPRATITPEVLKGKTLTLEGRRLEIVGLDGPQPDRSFVWISSLKAVVGGVVVAGNIHVWMADTQSMKSRLDWLGTLGRIEKLKPAIVVPGHYAAGAPLDIASVRFTRDYLKAFDQEAAKAADGNALIAAMKQRYPDLGDTGSLELSAKVIKGEMKWP
- a CDS encoding aspartate aminotransferase family protein encodes the protein MSSQDQTHPSSLSAYWMPFTANRNFKAAPRMLVSAEGMHYRDDAGNAILDGTAGLWCVPLGHAHPKIVSAVQKSVATLDYAPSFQLGHPSAFELAERLKAYTGDRFAHVFYTGSGSESVDTALKIALAYHRAKGNATRTRLIGRERGYHGVGFGGMSVGGIGGNRKTFSTALLPGVDHLPHTHNLEKNAFTKGQPEYGAHLADELERLVTLHDASNIAAVIVEPVAGSTGVLIPPKGYLKRLREICTRHGILLIFDEVITGFGRLGTPFASDYFDVEPDIFTTAKGLTNGVVPMGAVFVKKEIHDAFMNGPDGIELFHGYTYSGHPLACAAGLASLEVFQTEGVLENAQAVADYFQEAAHALRGLPHVIDVRTIGLIAGIELSSIPGRVGARAYDAFVRAFNDGILIRVTGDIIALSPPLIINKQQIDELFGKLAAILKNLA
- a CDS encoding PLP-dependent aminotransferase family protein — translated: MAKPARAPLQLDLRRKTGRRLLEQVTAGLAGLIETGELRSGERLPSVRQFAQHHDIGSSTVVEAYEQLVARGMLQARRGAGFFVAARAGQAGARAVFVPPEPVIDSAWLLSEMFADERVPIKAGCGWLPGKWLNDEGLHQAERRIIRSPGAQQVGYGHPYGYAPLRQLITQFLGHWALELGIEQVLTTHGATQALDLVIRTMTKPGDTVLIDDPGYCNLIAMLRLAGLNVIGVARTPGGVDTDMLDTLARTHHPKMFFTTSVLQNPTGTSYTPACAMRVLQAAERYGFWVVEDDIFRELGQATDPMLAALDGLQRVIYVGSYSKTIAPSLRVGYIACQRELARQIVHTKMVLTLTNSEINERLVHNVLTEGHHRRHVQTLNATLLNAQSTLNAKLTEVGLTPFTAARGGMFSWATIEGCELSAREIADRARQKGIWLAPGDFFHLSSPHKTSFRFNVGYADVPELFDFLRGL